In the genome of Cynocephalus volans isolate mCynVol1 chromosome 10, mCynVol1.pri, whole genome shotgun sequence, the window ATGTGGACATGAGTCTGACACTCTGTCAATGCCACAGGTGCTAACATAAAGCCCAGATTTCCAGAATCGCTGGAGGGAAATGTACTTTCCAAGACACTTCTCTCTGTCCGAGTTCACTGAATTCTGTTCACTGGCTGTTCATAGGACATCTGAAAAAAGTTTCTAAAAGGGCTGGTTTACATAGAATTTCTCACAGCCCCATCTGTGGGATAAAGTGTGGTATAGCATGGAAGGATTTGCAATGAATTATCACTCTGGACTGTGCTAGGATTTTTAGGAGTGAGCATTTGGTTTCTCCTGCCTAAGTTGTCAGTTCTTCCCCAATGGGTGTGgtgagcatcaggaaggggctgAGTAGAGGTGAGTTATGAGGAGTGGGCACAGTCACGGGGACAAACTGCAGTCACCATGCATGGGTGTGGCTCTCACCTGACCCCCGGATCCTCCGGACATGCGGACTTCATTCCCTGGGTTTTCACActgtgggagagagaaagggaagactTTCTCTCAGTCCCTTCTGAGACAGCAATTCCAGCCCCCCAATGGCAGCATTTTAACCCTGTGGCGAGCCCACTTCCGCTCCACCTCAGCAGCAAGCCAGCCCCTTTCAGCTGAGCCATTGCTCCCCCATCCTGCAGGGGCCCgacctcctcttcttttccttcccacaGTCTGAGGGAGATTTGTGCGCTCACCGGCCACTCACCCCAGCTTTGTTTCCACCACCGCTTCCACCGCTGCTGCCTGAGGAAGAGCCGGTGTTGGATCCCTGCCATGGAAAGCAAGAGTTCATAGGTTGTCTTGAAAGGACTTGCAAAGGGACCACGTAGTTTTCTGCAGTATTATGGGGTTTTTTGTAACCCCTGATCAGATTCCAACCCTCTCTTCAACCTCTGTATCCTCCCCATCTTTAGCCAGTTGGTCACCGAGGGAAGTTATTCTACACACAGAGAAGGCCAGGTGTGGCCAAGCGTATTTGGAAATATGCGATTTCCAAATGACTTGGGGGATCTGAGCTGTtgtccccccaccctcacccccgcTGCAGGCCAGAGGTGGCAAAGCTTATGGAGCCTCATGGCAGGGGAGCTGCCATCCTGTCACCAGGGAGCAGGCTGAGGCTCGTTctgccccccactcccacccagccctcacccctcaccctcTCCTGAAACTTAGGAAGTAGAAGGAAAGAACCCTTAGTATCCTTACCTGGGAGTCTGAGTAGCTGCTGTGATCAAAATTCTTAGAATTTTCTAAGGGTTGGTCCTAGATGGGGGGAAAAGAGGGTAGTACAAAAAGCGATAAATTAAAGCAGCTCATGTTATTTAGCTTGTCATAGTTACTTAACCCCTCTTGCCTAAGACCTTTCCCAGACCCCACAAGGAGTTGTGGCTCCCTCTCTCCAGCCCCCTCTCTTGGGGCTCTACTGCAGCTGCCAGGTTGTGGCTGTCCTCCTGGCCCCCTCATCATGTAGGGGCCTCACATGTGCACTCTAATTATTAGCATCGTCTACACCACAGCTCTGTAAACGTCCGTAAGTCTCCACATGTGCAGTCCTGCCCACGTGCTCCTGAACTTCCCAAACAAGTGCATATTTGTGCcacctcttttcttccctctaccACCCCAGCTCTACTCAGACTTGCCAAGTGGATATGACTGCAGGAATAGAGGTTAGGTAGGAGAGAGACACTTCCCGCCATCACGGAGTGGATGAGGAGCCACCAAAGTGAGCAGAAGCAGGCGGGGCACCTCTTGTAGTGTGTATGTAAGGAGCACTGCTCAGCTGGGGCTTGGAAGGTGGGAGACAGGGGCTGAGGGAGCCCCAGGGGGATGACCACCAGTGACACCGCCCACCTCAGGGCCGCAGCAGCCTCCAGGGAAACTCCGGAGCCTGACTCCTCAGCAGGGAACCCCATAGCCCTCGCCCTATCTCTGCCTTCATTAGAGGAGCAAAACTCACCCAGTTAGCACCAGAACTGCTGCCACTGTTGCTGCCACTGCCTCTGCCTCCACCATTGCCACTGTTGCCACCatggctgctgctgccaccattgCCGCTGTTGCCActaccactgccactgctgccactaccgctgccactgctgccactaccACTGCCGCTGCTGCCACCattgccactgctgccactgccgctgctgccactgccgctgctgccactgccgctgctgccactgccgctGCCTCCATtgccgctgctgctgccaccgctgCTGCCTGATTGTGAGCTGCTACTTCCCTGAGGGGAAGAAAGAGACCAGAGCAGGACTAAAGACAAGAACATCAAGattgcctccctcctccccttctttTCTTGCCTGGAGCAAATCCCCTGCCCAGTCTAAGGGGGAGCAGAGAACCTCCATTTCCTCCCAGTACAGAATGCCACAGGTTGCCTCCCTTCTCTTACCCCAGAATTGCCAGAGCTTCCACCTGAGCCAGATGGTGGGGGGTTGGTGCACTGCAGAGGGAAGGGGACAATTGAGTTTACAGGTTTCAGACAAAGGCATCTCCACAAGCCAGGCCACTCCTGCTTCCTTGTGGCTTGCTTCCTTCCCCCCAACATGTCTCTCCCCCATGCTCTTCTTGTTTCCCTCCCATCTTCCTAGCCTCCTCCCCACACCATCTCTTCCCAGCCCAGTTGCCGTCTTACCCCAGTCCCTCCCTCCCCGTCTTCCTTTGCTCTTTGTGTCTCCTCCACTTTCTGTCACATGCACCCAGACACCCTCTTCATCCCCAGACTCCTCCTCTTACCTCTGCATTTTGGCTGCCAACTCTCACTGAACCATAACCAGGCTGGGCCACAGTTCCCTGTAAGGAGGGTGAGACTGAGTGTGGGATCTGGAAGGATAAGGAAGGCATGAGAGTGTGGGCTTGAAGGGAGGGAGGTGGCAGGTATCGGGGCTGGGGCGGGTTACTTTACCTGAGCATTGGTGCCAGAGTTGAATGACCCTCCATTGCCTCCTTGACCCCAGGAGCCTCCCTGAGAGTTGGCTCCAAAGCTGCCTTCTGAGCTTCCAGGGTGTCCATGGCCCCAAGGAGTCCCTGGACCTCCAGGATTACCCTGGCTGTGGCCTCCAAGGCTACCCTGAGAGCCAGAGATGCCATGGCCTCCAGATAGAGGCTGGCCATTGGTTCCCTGGAAGGACAATATGCCTGCACTCAGTGTGACCCTCTCTGACTCTGATTGGGGAAGAGCAGGCAAAGCAACATAAGATAGAGAAGAGCCAGAGCAAAACAGAAAGACCTAGAGAGAGACTCCAAGGTGGCAGAGGAAGGGTACATAACATGGAAGGAAACAGCCCCAGACAGCCACAAATAAGAGACCCATTCAGCCTTTCAACTGTTTCCTAAGGTTCTCAACCCAGCTGCTCACAGCCTCCCATTTCCTCCCCTGGCTTCCAAGCCACTCACCCAAGCACCGTTGCTGCCAGGCAACCCCtgccaggagctgtgggcagcatCTATTCCATGTCGAATGATATCCTCAGCCTGTCTGCCAGCCTCACTCCCAGTATTTCCAAGAGCGTGGGCTGCTTCCCCAAGCCTGTGGCCGAGAGTATCTGCCACACCAGGGCCCACAGCCtccctggctccagagctggcTCCCTCTCCGACTCCTTGACCAATGGCCTGCCTGACTCCATGGCTGATGGCGTCTCCCATCTCGTGTCCAATGGCCTCCCCAACAGCTGTTCCACTGCTCTCCCCTCCACTCAGCAGTGGGCCAGCCTCCCCACTGCCCAGCCACAGGGCCAGCAGGAGGCAGGCCAGGGACCCCTGTAACTTCATCTCtgcccagctctctctctctcctgagtgtcttctccccaccccagtttACTTCTTGTtgccctttctcttcttctgcgcacccttctcccttctcttcttccttctgacGCCTCGTTCTTCTCTCCCTATAGGTCTGcagccttctctctcttttcccagaCTCCCCTGCCTTCCCAGAGTCCTCCTCCCTGTCACTACTCCTTATACCTGTAGGTTGGGAAAAGGTGACAGGGCTGGGCAGCCCAGAGTCCCTCCCCCCCATGACTCAGGGTCCTGCCACTGATAGGGTAATAAGCTGTAATTGTGAGTCTTTGAGTCTGTGTTGAAACAGAGAGGGAGCCCGTGcatcagggagggagggagaaatggaatgAGACGGATGCAAAAGCGTTCCAATTTCCCAACCCCAGGAATTTGGGGCGCAGGCggggtggggacaggggcatTTGAGGAGATAGATTGTTGGTGTCTTGTgcaggtggtggggtgggggcactTAGAAGAGAGAAATCACAGGCAGGACCCCTAGGAAGATGGGAGGGTAGAGAAGCCCAGTGGAACAGGACCCGCTCTTGGTGTCAGCCAGCCTGGGTTGGGGGGCACCAGAATGAGAGGCATTCTTGGCCTTTCTCAGTTTCAGTTGGCCATTGttctctcatctctctcccctccctcactgCCACCTAAAGGTGACTGCCTTCATGCCCTTCCACACCCTCCAGCCCACAGAGAGACTGGCAGCCATGGTGCTGCGGTTATGGTTCTAAGGTTCTGGGGAAAAGCCTCAGCGGGGGGCCCCAGACATCAGGGAAGGAAGTGGCCGCGACCCTGAGGGTGGTCCTCAGGGTATTTCAGTGAGCACTGGAGCTGCTCTTGGCTGAGAAAGCTGGGCGTGGAGCAGGGGAGCCAGGCCGGAGCCTGCTGGGCGGGCCAACCACCCCCAGGGAATAAGTGGGAGGGAAAGACCGAGGGAGGGAGCCGCTGACCCAGGCATGCATCCTGTTTACCCTCCCTGGAGGGGACACGTGTCTGAGGGTGAGCTCACTGCCTCGCATGAGGGGCGGGACTGCACCAGCTCATTTCAAACCCCCTCCCCACCCGCCTCCCCCAGGGGCCAGGGCAGCACTGACGAGGGAGAAGGGATCAGCACAAGGTCAGGAGCCCTCAGTCAGCACCATGGCCCTCCCCTCAGTCCCAGTTCGGGATGCAGAACTCGGGCATCCTCCCCAGGTCTCATCCCTGCTCAGCAAGTGCGGCTTTCTCCATTCCCAGGGACCCAGGTCCTCCCACTTGGCACTGCCCCATATCACTGGGATTCATCACC includes:
- the DMKN gene encoding dermokine isoform X3; the encoded protein is MKLQGSLACLLLALWLGSGEAGPLLSGGESSGTAVGEAIGHEMGDAISHGVRQAIGQGVGEGASSGAREAVGPGVADTLGHRLGEAAHALGNTGSEAGRQAEDIIRHGIDAAHSSWQGLPGSNGAWGTNGQPLSGGHGISGSQGSLGGHSQGNPGGPGTPWGHGHPGSSEGSFGANSQGGSWGQGGNGGSFNSGTNAQGTVAQPGYGSVRVGSQNAECTNPPPSGSGGSSGNSGGSSSSQSGSSGGSSSGNGGSGSGSSGSGSSGSGSSGSGSSGNGGSSGSGSGSSGSGSGSSGSGSGNSGNGGSSSHGGNSGNGGGRGSGSNSGSSSGANWDQPLENSKNFDHSSYSDSQGSNTGSSSGSSGGSGGGNKAGCENPGNEVRMSGGSGGQEISKEGNRLLGGSYGNHQNSETSPGPFNFDTFWKKFKSKLGFINWDAIDKNQVLSPSTRALLYFRRLWEDFKQNTPFFNWKAIIEGADASSLQKRAGGADQPGARWQEVAVTSKNYNYNHQAYPTAYGKQYSAKTPTKGRVTLSSSASRVQPGLLQWVKFW
- the DMKN gene encoding dermokine isoform X2, which encodes MKLQGSLACLLLALWLGSGEAGPLLSGGESSGTAVGEAIGHEMGDAISHGVRQAIGQGVGEGASSGAREAVGPGVADTLGHRLGEAAHALGNTGSEAGRQAEDIIRHGIDAAHSSWQGLPGSNGAWGTNGQPLSGGHGISGSQGSLGGHSQGNPGGPGTPWGHGHPGSSEGSFGANSQGGSWGQGGNGGSFNSGTNAQGTVAQPGYGSVRVGSQNAECTNPPPSGSGGSSGNSGGSSSSQSGSSGGSSSGNGGSGSGSSGSGSSGSGSSGSGSSGNGGSSGSGSGSSGSGSGSSGSGSGNSGNGGSSSHGGNSGNGGGRGSGSNSGSSSGANWDQPLENSKNFDHSSYSDSQGSNTGSSSGSSGGSGGGNKAGCENPGNEVRMSGGSGGQGFRGVQGGPSGSSDIREISKEGNRLLGGSYGNHQNSETSPGPFNFDTFWKKFKSKLGFINWDAIDKNQVLSPSTRALLYFRRLWEDFKQNTPFFNWKAIIEGADASSLQKRAGGADQPGARWQEVAVTSKNYNYNHQAYPTAYGKQYSAKTPTKASRVQPGLLQWVKFW
- the DMKN gene encoding dermokine isoform X1, which codes for MKLQGSLACLLLALWLGSGEAGPLLSGGESSGTAVGEAIGHEMGDAISHGVRQAIGQGVGEGASSGAREAVGPGVADTLGHRLGEAAHALGNTGSEAGRQAEDIIRHGIDAAHSSWQGLPGSNGAWGTNGQPLSGGHGISGSQGSLGGHSQGNPGGPGTPWGHGHPGSSEGSFGANSQGGSWGQGGNGGSFNSGTNAQGTVAQPGYGSVRVGSQNAECTNPPPSGSGGSSGNSGGSSSSQSGSSGGSSSGNGGSGSGSSGSGSSGSGSSGSGSSGNGGSSGSGSGSSGSGSGSSGSGSGNSGNGGSSSHGGNSGNGGGRGSGSNSGSSSGANWDQPLENSKNFDHSSYSDSQGSNTGSSSGSSGGSGGGNKAGCENPGNEVRMSGGSGGQGFRGVQGGPSGSSDIREISKEGNRLLGGSYGNHQNSETSPGPFNFDTFWKKFKSKLGFINWDAIDKNQVLSPSTRALLYFRRLWEDFKQNTPFFNWKAIIEGADASSLQKRAGGADQPGARWQEVAVTSKNYNYNHQAYPTAYGKQYSAKTPTKGRVTLSSSASRVQPGLLQWVKFW
- the DMKN gene encoding dermokine isoform X4, producing the protein MKLQGSLACLLLALWLGSGEAGPLLSGGESSGTAVGEAIGHEMGDAISHGVRQAIGQGVGEGASSGAREAVGPGVADTLGHRLGEAAHALGNTGSEAGRQAEDIIRHGIDAAHSSWQGLPGSNGAWGTNGQPLSGGHGISGSQGSLGGHSQGNPGGPGTPWGHGHPGSSEGSFGANSQGGSWGQGGNGGSFNSGTNAQGTVAQPGYGSVRVGSQNAECTNPPPSGSGGSSGNSGGSSSSQSGSSGGSSSGNGGSGSGSSGSGSSGSGSSGSGSSGNGGSSGSGSGSSGSGSGSSGSGSGNSGNGGSSSHGGNSGNGGGRGSGSNSGSSSGANWDQPLENSKNFDHSSYSDSQGSNTGSSSGSSGGSGGGNKAGCENPGNEVRMSGGSGGQGFRGVQGGPSGSSDIREISKEGNRLLGGSYGNHQNSETSPGPFNFDTFWKKFKSKLGFINWDAIDKDQRSFRIP